The Streptomyces sp. NBC_00162 sequence TTGACCGTCTTGCCGACCTCCAGCTGCGTCCCTGCCTGGGGCTGCTGGTCGATGACCGTCTTCGGTGCGGCTCCGGGGGAGTCGACCTCCGTCACGCTGCCGAGCTTGAGGTTGACGGCCTTGAGCGCCTTCTCCGCGTCGTCCTTGGTCTTGCCCTTGAGGTCCGGGACGATCGACTTGGACTGTTCCTTGGCGACCGTCAGCGTGATGACGGTGTTCTTCTCCGCCTCACCGCCCGCCTTCGGGTTCTGGTCGAGGACGGTTCCCGGGGGACGCTCGGACTCCTGGAGCTTGCGGTCGACCTGGAAGCCCTTCTCCTTCAGCGCCGCCTCGGCCTGTTCGTACGTGAGGTTGACCACGCTGGGGACCGCCACCTTGGGTGCGCCCGTGGAGACCGTCACCGTGACGGTGGAGTCCTTGGCGACCTTGGTGTCGGGCGCCGGGTCCTGCTTGCAGACGTTGCCCTTGGGCTGGTCGGCGCAGGCTTCGTCGGCTCCCTTGACCACCTTGAGGCCGACGTTCTCGCCGCTCTGCTGTGCCTTCTCGAGGGTCGAGCCGATGAGCTTGGGCACGCTGGGCCGGTTGTCGGCGGTGCTGCTGAAGAGGGAGCGGCCGATCAGGATCGCGCCGACCAGGACGAGGACGCCGGCCGCGACGAGCAGGACGGTGGAGGCCTTGCTCTTCTTCTGGCGGCGGTGCGGGCCCTGGTCGTAGCCGCCGTGGCCCTGGTCGCCGTACCCGTACCCGCCGTCGCCCGGGGGCATCGGCGGCATCATCGAGGTCTGGCCGGCGTCGGTGGTGCGCAGGGCGGTGGTGGGCTGGTCGTAGCCCTGGTGTCCGTAGCCGCCCTGGTCGTGCGGGTAGCCGTAGCCGGCCGCGCCCATGGCGGCGGTGGCGGCGACGGGCTGGCCGTCGAGGCAGGCCTCGATGTCGGCGCGCATCTCGTCGGCGGACTGGTACCGGTAGTCGGGGTCCTTGACGAGGGCCTTCAGCACGATCGCGTCCATCTCGGGCGTGATCTCGGGGTCGAAGTTCGACGGCGGCTGCGGTTCTTCCCGTACGTGCTGGTAGGCGACGGCCACGGGGGAGTCGCCGACGAACGGGGGCCGCACGCTGAGGAGCTCGTAGAGCAGGCAGCCGGCGGAGTAGAGGTCGGAGCGTGCGTCGACCTGCTCGCCCTTGGCCTGCTCCGGGGAGAGGTACTGGGCGGTGCCGATGACGGCGGCCGTCTGCGTCATGGTCATGCCGGAGTCGCCCATGGCGCGGGCGATGCCGAAGTCCATGACCTTGACCTGGCCGGTGCGGGTCAGCATCACGTTGGCGGGCTTGATGTCGCGGTGCACGATGCCGGCGCGGTGCGAGTACTCGAGGGCCTGGAGGATGCCGATGGTCATTTCCAGGGTGCGCTCGGGCAGCAGTTTGCGCCCGGAGTGCAGCAGCTCGCGCAGGGTGGACCCGTCGACGTACTCCATCACGATGTACGGGATGGAGATGTTGTCGACGTAGTCCTCGCCGGTGTCGTAGACGGCGACGATCGCCGGATGGTTCAGGGACGCGGCCGACTGGGCCTCGCGCCGGAACCGGGCCTGGAAGGACGGGTCGCGGGCGAGATCGGCGCGCAGGGTCTTGACGGCGACGGTACGGCCGAGCCGGGTGTCGTGGGCGAGGTAGACCTCGGCCATGCCACCACGGCCGAGCACGTGGCTCAGCTCGTACCGGCCGCCGAGGCGACGCGGCTCTTCCATAACGTTGCAGCCCTCTCCGTCAGTCCCGACCGCACCTGTGTGTGGTCCGGCGGTGTGCTGTTCGCGCAAAGGCTACCGGCCGATCGTCTGTGATCGGTTCGCGGCCACAGGCTGATACTGGACCGGTACCGTACGCTCGGATCCGGCCGGGATCAGTGACGTGGATCACGTGGTTCCGGCGGTCCGTCATCCCTGGGTCATCCCTGGCTCTTCAGTACGGCTTCCATGACGGCCTTCGCGACGGGGGCGGCGAGGCCGCCGCCGCTGATGTCCTCGCGGTCCGCGTTGCTGTCCTCGATGACGACGGCGACGGCGACGGGCGAGCCCTTGTCGGTCTTGGCGTAGGAGATGAACCAGGCGTAGGGCTTCTTGGAGTTCTTCTCGCCGTGCTGGGCGGTGCCGGTCTTTCCGCCGACGGTGATGCCGGAGATCTTGGCGGGCTTGCCGGTGCCGTTCTCGACGACGTTGACCATCATCTGCTGGACCTTCTGCGCGTTGGCGGCGGAGAGGGGCCGGCTCATTTCCTGCGGCGAGTGCTTCTCGATCATGTCGAGGTTCGGCGCGGTGAGGTGGTCGACCATGTACGGCTTCATCAGCTTGCCGTCGTTGGCGATCGCGGCGGTGACCATGGCCATCTGGAGGGGGGTGGCCGCGGTGTTGAACTGGCCGATGGCGCTCTGGGCGTTGCCGTCCTTGCCCATGGTCTTGTCGTAGACGCTGGCGAAGGCGCGGACCGGAGTGTCGATCTTGTCGTTGTTGAAGCCGAACTTCTCCGCGGTCTCCACCATCTTGTCGCGTCCCACCTTGTCGCCCATGTTGGCGAAGACGGAGTTGCAGGAGACCTCGAGGGCCTTGTTGAGGCTGAACTTCTCGCAGTTCATGTTGTGCGAGTTGGGCAGCGGGGTCTTGGTGCCGGGCAGGATGTACGGCTCGGGGGTGTCCGTGGCGGCGTCGATGTCGGAGACGACGCCGTGTTCCAGGGCCGCGGCGGCGGTGAGGACCTTGAAGGTGGAGCCCGGCGGGTACGTCTCGCGTAGGGCTCGGTTGACGAGGTTCTTGTCCTCGCTGTCCTTGAGCTCGACCCAGGCCTTCTCGTCGTCCTTGGAGTTGCCGGCGAAGCGGCTGGGGTCGTACGAGGGGGTGGAGACGAGGGCGAGGATGGCGCCGGTGCGCGGGTCGATTGCGGCGACGGCGCCCTTCTTGGTGCCGAGCTTGTCGTAGGCGGCCTTCTGGGCGGCGGGGTTGAGTGTGGTGACGACGTTGCCGCCCTGCTTCTTCTCCCCGGTGAACATGCCGATGGTGCGGTCGAAGAACAGCCGGTCGTCGTTGCCGGTGAGGATGCCGTCCTCGAGTGATTCGAGCTGGGTGGAGCCGAAGGCCTGCGAAGCGTAGCCGGTGACGGGGGCCCAGAGGGGGCCGTCAAGGTAGGTGCGCTTGTACTTGTAGTCGCTGCCGTTGGTGACCGCGGAGCCGGTGATCGGCTCGCCCGCCACGATGATGTTGCCGCGTTCGGTGGCGTACTGGGCGATCTGGACCCGGCGGTTTTCCTTGCGGGTGCTGAGTTCCTCGGCCTGGACGTACTGCAGCCAGTTGGTCCGGATCAGCAGCGCGAGGACGAGCAGCCCGCAGAACAGCGAGATGCGGCGCAGGGGCTTGTTCATGACGGGCGGACCACCTGGGTCATCTCGGAGTCGGGGGACGGGGCGGGGGCCGGGGCAGGTCGGCGTGCGGTGTCGCTGATCCGGATGAGGATGGCGATGAGGACCCAGTTCGCGAGGACGGAGGAGCCGCCGGACGCGAGGAAGGGCATCGTCATGCCGGTGAGGGGGATGAGGCCCATGACTCCGCCGGCGACGACGAAGATCTGGAGGGCGAAGGCGCCGGAGAGGCCGATGGCGAAGAGCTTGCCGAAGGGGTCGCGGGCGGCGAGGGCGGTGCGGACGCCCCGCTCGATGATGAGGCCGTAGAGCAGGAGGAAGGCCATCACGCCGGTGAGGCCGAGTTCCTCGCCGACGGTGGAGAAGATGAAGTCGGAGTTGGCGGCGAAGCCGATGAGGTCGGAGTTGCCCTGGCCCCATCCGGCGCCGAGGACGCCGCCGGAGCCGAAGCTCATGATCGACTGGCCGACCTGTTCGCAGGCGCCGGAGGTGGTGTAGCAGGCGAAGGGGTCGAGCCAGGCGGTGACGCGGACCTTGACGTGGCTGGCGAAGGTGGCGACGACGACGGCGCCGCCGACCGACATGAGCAGGCCGATGACGATCCAGCTGGTGCGCTCGGTGGCGACGTACAGCATGATCACGAACATGCCGAAGAAGAGCAGCGAGGTGCCGAGGTCGTTCTCGAAGACGAGGACGAGCAGGCTCATCGCCCAGATCATCAGGATGGGGCCGAGGTCGCGGCCGCGCGGCAGGTAGAGGCCCATGAAGCGGCGGCTGGCCAGGGCCAGGGCGTCACGTTTCACCATGAGGTAGCCGGCGAAGAAGATGGCGATGACGATCTTCGCGAACTCGCCGGGCTGGATGGAGAAGCCGCCGACGCTGATCCAGATCTTGGCGCCGAAGACGTCGGCGCCGAGGCCCGGGATGACGGGCAGGATCAGCAGGATCAGGGCGCCGGCCATGGAGATGTACGTGAAGCGCTGCAGGACGCGGTGGTCCTTGAGGATGAGCAGCACGGCGGCGAACAGGGCGATGGCCAGCGCCGTGTACATCATCTGGCGGGGTGCGGAGGGGGTGAAGGCACCGAAGGAGCGCTTGGCGAGGTTCTGCAGCCGCTCGGACTGGTCGAGCCGCCAGATCAGTACGAGGCCGAGCCCGTTGAGGAGGATGGCCAGCGGCAGCAGCAGCGGGTCGGCGTACTTGGCGTACCGGCGTACGACGACGTGCGCGACCCCGGCGAGGGCGGCGAGGCCCAGGCCGTAGAGCACCATGCCGGGCGGCAGGCTGCCGTTGATCGCGAGGCCCACGTTGGCGTAGGCGAACATCGGGATGACCACGGCGAAGCCGAGCAGCAGGAGCTCGGTGTTCCGCCGGCTCGGCGCCTCGATGGCGCCGATGGTGGTCGTGTTGGTGACAACGCTCATGGTGTGGCAGGCCCCCTGTGCCCGCGGGTGTCTACTGCTTTCCGCACAGGCTGACCACTTGCTGCTCCGCGGGAGTCAGAGTGGAGCCGGGTGTTTGGTTCTGAGCCTCGGCGTTGCGGCGTTCCTCGTCCTTCTTGCAGGCGGAGACCTGGACGCCGAGGTCGTCGAGCTTCTCGCGGGCGCCGTCGAGGCTGCCTTCGCTGATGGTGGCCTCGACCTGCTTGCGCTTGAAGGGCGGAAGGTACTTCAGTTCGATGTCGGGGCGGTCGGTCTCCACCTTGGAGAGCTCCAGCGGCCCGAGCTTCTGGCTGATGCCGCGGAAGAGCGCGACGTGCTCGCCCTTGACGCCGACGTAGAACTGGGTCTGGGTCCAGCGCCAGCCCGCGTAGAGGCCGCCGCCGACGACGCCGGCGACGAGGAGCAGGGTCAGCGTACGGGTGGCCCACTTGCGCCCTTTGCCGCGGCGCCTGCGGGGGTGGTCGTACGTGTCCTCGTACTCAGAGTCGCCGTCGTAGGCCTCGGCTTCGCCGAAGCTGCCGTACGCGCCGCCGCCCTGGCCCTGGTCGGAGTAGCCGTAGCCGTTGGCCTCGCCGCTGCCGGGGGGGCCGAAGGCGCCGGCGGGCGGGCCGGCCTGGCGGCCGAGGCCCGAGGCGCGGCCGGCCGGGGTCTGCATGGCGTTGCCGCCGTCGAAGAGCTGGTGCTGGTTCTCGGCGACCGCGCCGACGACGACCGGGGTGTCGTTGACCTGGGCGGCGAGGGTGTCTCCGCTGTCGGTGTCGAGGACGTCGGCGACGATGCAGGTGATGTTGTCGGGTCCGCCGCCGCGCAGGGCGAGCTGGATGAGCGACTGCACGGTCTCGCGGGGGCCGTGGTAGTCGGCGAGGGTCTCTTCGAGGGTCTGGTGGGAGACCACGCCGGAGAGTCCGTCGGAGCAGATGAGGTAGCGGTCGCCGGCGCGGACCTCGCGGATGGAGAGGTCGGGTTCGACGATGTCGCCGCTGCCGAGGGCCCGCATCAGCAGCGAGCGCTGCGGGTGCGTGGTGGCTTCCTCTTCGGTGATGCGGCCCTCGTCGACGAGGCGCTGCACCCAGGTGTGGTCCTGGGTGATCTGCGTGAGGACGCCGTCGCGCAGCAGGTAGGCGCGGGAGTCGCCGACGTGGACGAGGCCGAGGCGCTGGCCGGTCCACAGCAGGGCGGTCAGGGTGGTGCCCATGCCCTCGAGCTGGGGATCCTCCTCGACCATGACGCGCAGCTGGTCGTTGGCGCGCTGCACTGCCGTGGCGAGGGAGGTGAGGATGTCGGAGCCCGGGACGTCGTCGTCGAGCTGCACGAGGGTGGAGATCACCTCGGAGCTCGCGACCTCGCCGGCGGCCTGGCCTCCCATGCCGTCGGCGATCGCGAGGAGGCGTGGCCCGGCGTAGCCGGAGTCCTCGTTGCCCTCGCGGATCATGCCTTTGTGCGATCCGGCGGCGAACCGCAGGGACAGACTCATGCGCACCTCGCCGGTCGGCTCCGGGTACAACCGGTCTCGAGCCACACTGCCCACCCTCCGGTCGGGAGCGCGCACGTGTCCGTGTCCTCGGTGGGACGGATCACCGCCGCGCGCTCGCTCCGCTCGCTCATTCTCGTACTACTTCCGCAGCTCGATGACGGTCTTGCCGATGCGGATCGGGGCGCCCGGCGGAATGGGCGTCGGGGTGGTCAGCCGGGTCCGGTCGAGATACGTGCCGTTGGTGGACCCGAGATCCTCGACGATCCACTGGCCGTCACGGTCGGGATAGATCCTGGCATGGCGGCTGGACGCGTAGTCGTCGTCCAGCACGATGGTGGAGTCGTGGGCGCGGCCCAGCGTGATCGTCTGGCCGGCGAGGGCCACCGTGGTTCCCGTGAGGGTGCCCTCGGAGACGACGAGCTTGGTGGGCGCACCGCGGCGCTGGCGCTGCTGCGGTGGCGCGGCCTGCCGGCCGGCCTGCTGCGGGGCGGTGCCCGCGCCGCCGCGGCGTGAGCCGCGCTGCGTGACTCTCGTTCCGAAGAGGTCGCTGCGGATGACCTGGACGGCCACGATGACGAACAGCCACAGAACGGCTAGGAAACCCAGCCGCATGACCGTCAGGGTCAGCTCTGACATTGCCCCCGCTTCACCCTTCGGCTTGCCGGTAAATGATGGTCGTGCTGCCCACGACGATCCGCGAGCCGTCGCGGAGCGTAGCGCGGGTGGTGTGCTGCCCGTCCACCACGATGCCGTTGGTGGATCCGAGATCCTGGATCGTCGAGGGCGTTCCGGTCCGGATCTCACAGTGCCGGCGCGATACGCCGGGGTCGTCGATCCGCACGTCGGCTTCGGTGCTTCGGCCGAGTACGAGCGTGGGGCGCGAGATCTGGTGGCGGGTGCCGTTGATCTCGATCCAGTGGCGCCGTGGGGCGCCCGAGGTGGGTACGGGTGCTGCCGGGCCCGGTCCGCCGGCGGGCCGGCGGGCGCCTGGTCCGCCGGGGGGCGGGGCGCTGGGCATGGGCGGGGCGGCGACCGGCGGGTAGCCGTAGCCGCCCTGGCCGGCCTGGCCTGCCGGACCGCCCTGCGGCCGGCCCTGGGGGGCCTGCGGCTGGGAGGTGCTGGAGGCCAGGGTACGGCTGCGGACCCGGTAGAGCCCGGTGTCGAGGTCGTCGGCCTTCTCCAGGTGGACCTTGATGGGGCCCATGAAGCTGTAGCGCTGCTGCTTGGCGTAGTCGCGGACGAGGCCCGCGAGCTCGTCGCCGAGCTGCCCGGAGTAGGGGCTCAGGCGGTCGTAGTCGCCGGCGCTGAGCTCGACGATGAAGTCGTTGGGGACGACGGTCCGCTCGCGGTTCCAGATGGTTGCGTTGTTGTCGCACTCCCGCTGGAGGGCGCCGGCGATCTCCACCGGCTGGACCTCGGACTTGAACACCTTGGCGAAGGTGCCGTTCACCAGACCTTCGAGTCGCTGCTCGAACCGCTTCAGAACTCCCATGGGGCACCTCCTCCGTCGTTGTCGCCCTGTACTGCTTACTGATCGTATCCACGCGTGGCGGATTCGGGTGGTTCCCCATCGGTCCTGTGAGGACGAGTGTTGGTCCTCACAGGGGATCGTAGGGGGGCCTCAGGGACAGTGTCCCGCACCGGGAGCGGAGTGTGGGAGGGGCCGTCCTCAGAGGGGTGCGGGGGTGCGGGGAAAGCGATGTGATTCCACCCCGTCCTACGTGCTAATGTTTCGACGTCGCCAGGGGAACGGCCCGAAAGGGAAGAACCACTGGGGAGCTGCTCGGGCGAGTGGCGGAACGGCAGACGCGCTGGCTTCAGGTGCCAGTGTCCTTCGGGACGTGGGGGTTCAAATCCCCCCTCGCCCACATCGACGAAACGGTCGTCATCGCGAAAGCGGTGGCGGCCGTTTCGTGTTTCCGCATGTGCGGATCTCCGCATGTGCGGATCTCCGGTTTTTCGGAGATCAACTGCCGTGCCCGGTGCGGGCCGTGTGGCCTCCGGATGGCCAAGGAGTGATCCAGGACACGTGGTTCGCGGTCGGCCGTCCGACTTTCGTCGCTCGGGGCGCGACGAAAGAGGGCGGCCGGTGGTGTGCCGGGGTGTCTAGGGTCGGTCGGGTGGATGCGAAGGCGATGACGCGTGCGGGCTGGGACTGGCTGAGGGGGCCGGAGCCCTGGACCCGGCGGATGCTCGTGGGTGACCTGGCGATCGCCGGGGTGCTGGCGCTGCTCGGTCTGGGCGTCGACGAGCTCGACAACGGGTCCGGGCGGCGGATGCTGGCGAGCGCCTTGGTCGTGATCGTGCTCACGCTGCTGCGGCGCAGGCTGCCGGCGGCGACGCTGGTGGTGGGTTCGGCGGTGAGCGTGTTCCTGCCCGGCTCGTTCCTGGTCACGTGTCTGCTGGGCTGGTCGGCGGGGCGCCGGATCGTCGGGGTGGGGCGCGCGGGGGCGGCCTTCACGCTGGCGTTCGTGGCGTCGGTCGGCCTCGGGGTGATCCACGAGTGGTCGCAGATGCGGCCGCTGCTGGTGATGGTGTTCTCCACGCTGATGTTCCTGGCGACGACGGTGATGCCGGGTCTGGCCAGCCGGTACTGGTCGCAGCGCCGGACGCTGCTGCGCGCGCTCCAGGAGCGCAACGGGCAGCTGATGCGCGAGCGGGCGATGGTCGCGGGGCAGGCGAGGCTGCGCGAGCGGCAGCGGATCGCCCAGGACATGCACGACAGCCTGGGCCACCAGCTGGCGCTGATCTCGGTGCACACCGGTGCGCTGGAGGTGGATCCGAAGCTCACCGACCGGCAGCGGGAGGCGGTGGGTGTGCTGCGGCAGGCCTCGGTGGCGGCGATGCACGAGCTGCGCGAGGTCGTCGGGATCCTGCGGGACGGGGTCGAGGCGCCCGTTCCGGTGGAGGAGGCGGCGCAGCCCGCGGCGCGCGGGGTGGCCGGGATCGCGGGGGTCGTGGAGGCGGCGCGGGGCGCGGGGACCGACGTACGGATGTCCACCTCGGGTCAGCCGCGGCCGCTGGTGGCTGCCTGCGACCACGCGGCGTACAGGATCGTGCAGGAGGCCCTGACGAACGCGTACAAGCACGCGCCGGGGGCGACGATCACGGTGGAGCTGCGGTACGAGGACGATTCGCTGGTGGTGGAGATCGCCAACGGGCCGGCGGCCGGTCCGGGGGCCGGCGAGGTGGTGTCGGGCGGGCAGGGGCTGACGGGGCTGCGCGAGCGGGCGCGGCTGGTCGGCGGGATGGTGCACGCGGGCGGGACCGAGGGCGGCGGGTTCCGGGTGGCCGGGGTGCTGCCGTACGGGGCGGAGCCGGCCGGGGCGGGGGACATGGCCGACGACTTCGGGCAGCAGGCGCAGGCGCGGGGGCTGCGGGGTGTGCCGCCGATGGACTGGGCGGCGGTGGACCGGGAGCTGACCGTACCGGGGCGCAGCCGGACCGGCGGGTTCGCGCTGGGCTGCGGCATCGCCTTTGCGGCGGTGGTGCTGATGGTGATCGTGCTGGGGGCGGGGGTGCTGCTGGTGGTGGGCGCGATGGGCGACTCGATGGTCGACCGTGCCGTCTTCGACTCGGTGCGGGTGGGAGAGTCGGAGCAGGCTGTCCGGGACCGGCTGCCGTCCGGCGAGAATTTCCTGACGCCCGGGGCGGACCGCAAGGGGCCGCCGCGGCCGGAGGGTTCGCAGTGTCTGGCGGTGCTGGCGAAGGATCAGCCGTCGGCGCTGGGGACGGACATGATCTTCCGGTTCTGTTTCGAGGACGGCAAGCTCGTGGACAAGCAGGCTTACGAGGTCAAGCAGTAGGAGCACGGGTGACAGCCGAAGTGATCCGCGTGGTGATCGCAGACGACGAGCCGCTGATCCGGGCGGGGATCAGGATGATCCTGACCTCGGCGTCGGACATCGAGGTCGTGGCGGAGGCGGCGAACGGCAGGGAGGCGGTGGATCTGGCCCGCGCGCACGCGCCGGACGTGGTGCTGCTGGACATCCAGATGCCGGTGATGGACGGGCTGACCGCGCTGGGGGAGCTGGGGCGGGCCGCGCCGGAGGTGCGGGCGCTGATCCTGACCACCTTCGGGGAGAAGGAGAACGTGCTGCGGGCGCTGGGCCAGGGCGGTGCGGGGTTCCTGCTGAAGGACTCGGCGCCGGGCGAGCTGATCGGTGCCGTCCGGGCGGCCGCGGCGGGCGACGCGTACCTGTCACCGGCGGCGACCCGGCACGTGGTCGACCAGCTGGCGTCGGGGAAGGCCGTCGTACGGGGCGAGGAGGCCCGGCGGCAGGTCGCGGAGCTGAGTGAACGCGAGCGCGGGGTGCTCGCGTTGTTGGGGGAGGGACTGTCGAACGCGGACGCGGGGCGGCGGCTGCACATGAGCGAGGCGACGGTGAAGACGTATGTGAGCCGGATCCTGGCGAAGCTGGGCTGCGAGAACCGGGTTCAGGCGGCGTTGCTGGCCAGGGACGCCGGGCTGTAGATACCGTCAGCCCGTTCGAAGGCGATCAACGTACGGGTGGGGGCGGCGCAATGGCGGCGGTAGTGGGACAGCGGATCCCGGAGGTGGCGGGGTTCGCGCCGCGGGTGGCGGCGGGATCGCCGAAGCAGGACGGCAAGGCGCTGCGCCTGCGGGTGCCGCGGGCGGCGCACGCCGCCTTCGAGGCGACGGCCGGCCGCCCGGACGCGGTGCGGGCGGTGGAGGAGTCCAATGCCGGCCGGGTCGCCGAGCTGACGCCGATACGGGTGGGCCGGATGGCGGCGAACCCGTTCGCGTTCCTGCGGGGCGCGGCCGGACTGATGGCCCACGACCTGTCGGGCGGGCCGGTGACCGGGGTCGGCGCGCAGATCTGCGGCGACGCGCACGCGGCGAACTTCGGGCTGTACGGGGACGCGCACGGCCGGCTGGTCATCGACCTGAACGACTTCGACGAGACCGTCTTCGGCCCGTGGGAGTGGGACGTGAAGCGGCTGGTGACCTCGCTGGTGCTGGCCGGGCGGGTGGCGGGCGCGGGCGAGGACACCTGCCGGCAGGCCGCGCTGGACGCGGTGGGCGCCTACCGGAGGACCATGCGGCTGCTGTCCCGGCTGCCCGCCATGGAGGCGTGGAACGCCATCGCGGACGAGGAGCTGGTCTCGCACACCGATGCCCGGGATCTGCTGGGCACCCTGGAGCGGGTCGCGGAGAAGGCCCGCAACAACACCTCCGCGCGGTTCGCCGCGAAGTCGACGGAGGCCGGACCGGACGGCATCCGACGCTTCGTGGACGCGCTGCCCGTGCTGCGCCGGGTCGGGGACGGGGAGGCCGAGGCCGTGGCGGCCTCGCTGGGCCCGTACCTGCAGACCCTCCAGGGCGACCGGCTGCCGCTGATGGCCCGGTACGCGATCCACGACGTGGCCTTCCGCGTGGTGGGGACGGGCAGCGTCGGCACGCGTTCGTACGTGGTGCTGCTGCTGGACCACCGGGGCGAGCCGCTGGTGCTCCAGGTGAAGGAGGCGCGGCCCTCGGTGCTGCTGCCGCACCTGCCCGCGCTGGGCTTCGTCTCGCCGCCGGAGGAGCACGAGGGGCGCCGGGTGGTGGCCGGGCAGAAGCGGATGCAGGTGGTCTCGGACATCATGCTGGGCTGGACCACGGTGGAGGGGCGCCCCTTCCAGGTGCGCCAGTTCCGCAACCGCAAGGGCAGTGTGGATCCGGCGGCGCTGACCCCCGCCCAGCTCGACGACTACGGGCGGATGACCGGGGCGCTGCTGGCCCGGGCGCACGCGCACAGCGTCGATCCGCGGCTGCTGGCCGGGTACTGCGGAAAGAACGAGGAGCTGGACGAGGCGATGGCCGCCTTCGCGGTGGCCTACGCGGACCGGACCGAGGCCGACCACGCAGATCTGGTGGCGGCGGTGCGCACGGGGCGGATCGCGGCGGAGGCCGGGGTCTGAGGGCTTTCGCCCGGGGTCTGGGGCCTTTCGCCCGGCGTGGCGGGCCGTAGGCTGGCCGGGTGAGCGAGCAGACCGAACACACAGTCCCCGACGACGAACGACCCGAGGCGCGCCTGGAGCGGGCCGTGCGGGCCGCCGAGCAGGCGCTGATCGAGTTCGAGATCGCGGTGGAGACCTTCCGGGTCGAGGTGGAGAACTTCTCCCGCCTGCACCACCAGAAGCTCGGCCCGATGTATTCGCGGCTCGACGAACTCGACGCGTTGATCGCCGAGGCGAAGGCGGCCCGCACCGGGGACCCGGAGGACCTGCGGCGGGCGCGGGACGCGCGCTCGCTGGTCATGCCGATGCCCGGGGTGGACGAGCTGTTCCACGACTGGCTGGACTCGGACGGGATCTCCGACGACGCGGCCGCGATGCTCACCGAGCGGTCGGTGCGGCCGCCCGAGCGGGTGCGTCCCTCGGAGGAGGTGCGCCGCCTCTACCGCGAACTGGTGCGCCGGGCCCATCCGGACCTCGCCCAGGACGAGGCCGAGCGGGAGCGCCGCGACGGCTTCATCGCGCGGGTCAACGCCGCGTACGGGCGGGGCGAGGAGCAGCTGCTGCGCGAGCTGGCCGAGGAGTGGGCGGCCGGTCCGGCGCCCGAGCGGGCGGAGCCGGAGGAGAGCGGGGAGCTGTACGCCCGGCTGGAGTGGCTGGCGCGCCGCAAGGAGCTGCTCTCGCTCGTGGCCAAGGAGCTGGAGGACAGTGCGATCGGGTCGATGCTGAGGATGGCTCCCGAGGACCCGGACCGGCTGCTGGAGGAGATCGCGGAGCAGCTGCTGGCGCAGGTCTCCGGGCGTGAGGCGGAGCTGGCGGCTG is a genomic window containing:
- a CDS encoding sensor histidine kinase; protein product: MDAKAMTRAGWDWLRGPEPWTRRMLVGDLAIAGVLALLGLGVDELDNGSGRRMLASALVVIVLTLLRRRLPAATLVVGSAVSVFLPGSFLVTCLLGWSAGRRIVGVGRAGAAFTLAFVASVGLGVIHEWSQMRPLLVMVFSTLMFLATTVMPGLASRYWSQRRTLLRALQERNGQLMRERAMVAGQARLRERQRIAQDMHDSLGHQLALISVHTGALEVDPKLTDRQREAVGVLRQASVAAMHELREVVGILRDGVEAPVPVEEAAQPAARGVAGIAGVVEAARGAGTDVRMSTSGQPRPLVAACDHAAYRIVQEALTNAYKHAPGATITVELRYEDDSLVVEIANGPAAGPGAGEVVSGGQGLTGLRERARLVGGMVHAGGTEGGGFRVAGVLPYGAEPAGAGDMADDFGQQAQARGLRGVPPMDWAAVDRELTVPGRSRTGGFALGCGIAFAAVVLMVIVLGAGVLLVVGAMGDSMVDRAVFDSVRVGESEQAVRDRLPSGENFLTPGADRKGPPRPEGSQCLAVLAKDQPSALGTDMIFRFCFEDGKLVDKQAYEVKQ
- a CDS encoding response regulator transcription factor, with translation MTAEVIRVVIADDEPLIRAGIRMILTSASDIEVVAEAANGREAVDLARAHAPDVVLLDIQMPVMDGLTALGELGRAAPEVRALILTTFGEKENVLRALGQGGAGFLLKDSAPGELIGAVRAAAAGDAYLSPAATRHVVDQLASGKAVVRGEEARRQVAELSERERGVLALLGEGLSNADAGRRLHMSEATVKTYVSRILAKLGCENRVQAALLARDAGL
- a CDS encoding DUF2252 domain-containing protein, translated to MAAVVGQRIPEVAGFAPRVAAGSPKQDGKALRLRVPRAAHAAFEATAGRPDAVRAVEESNAGRVAELTPIRVGRMAANPFAFLRGAAGLMAHDLSGGPVTGVGAQICGDAHAANFGLYGDAHGRLVIDLNDFDETVFGPWEWDVKRLVTSLVLAGRVAGAGEDTCRQAALDAVGAYRRTMRLLSRLPAMEAWNAIADEELVSHTDARDLLGTLERVAEKARNNTSARFAAKSTEAGPDGIRRFVDALPVLRRVGDGEAEAVAASLGPYLQTLQGDRLPLMARYAIHDVAFRVVGTGSVGTRSYVVLLLDHRGEPLVLQVKEARPSVLLPHLPALGFVSPPEEHEGRRVVAGQKRMQVVSDIMLGWTTVEGRPFQVRQFRNRKGSVDPAALTPAQLDDYGRMTGALLARAHAHSVDPRLLAGYCGKNEELDEAMAAFAVAYADRTEADHADLVAAVRTGRIAAEAGV
- a CDS encoding J domain-containing protein; amino-acid sequence: MSEQTEHTVPDDERPEARLERAVRAAEQALIEFEIAVETFRVEVENFSRLHHQKLGPMYSRLDELDALIAEAKAARTGDPEDLRRARDARSLVMPMPGVDELFHDWLDSDGISDDAAAMLTERSVRPPERVRPSEEVRRLYRELVRRAHPDLAQDEAERERRDGFIARVNAAYGRGEEQLLRELAEEWAAGPAPERAEPEESGELYARLEWLARRKELLSLVAKELEDSAIGSMLRMAPEDPDRLLEEIAEQLLAQVSGREAELAAALAASNAGGGEPGVG